CAGTACCCGTGAACAGTAACTTGTGAATagtaatttatttttttttgaaacctagatctcccaacaattaagaaattagagaaaaaaccttggctcttgataccgAATTAATGTGAATTTCTCCACAAAGAAAGAGTCtgaagaagaaaagggataagagaagaagaggatatttcaaacgaacacgatcaatccagaaacgtgaactttgaatctcaaattgcttagatcaatccagaaactaagtaattcgaatctaaccttcaaaacaatccagtaattgaattttagagaaaagaaaaactactcatagtttatcccaaaacacaagttttatatcatccattgtctctcttaaaagattacatgagaagggtatttataggcttagacaataacccaaacccaataggattccaagataaattcaatatcagcttgaattagccaatatctgaatccttccaggaaacaaattcaaaaaccaaacccgaatagaaaaaagacaaaaaccaaatccaaataggaaaataaaatcctaagtgcttaaaacaagaaaaaccttttcaagtgaaaggtaaaaacttgcaagcaaaattctaattaatatttatattataatcagctacttgtccaacttcgtGCATCGCTCATTTATTCCTTGTTGTCTAAGTAAGCTTCAAAACCAATGGTTGtgtcctctccaattgaacatcacaaccaattaacatattcattcatTGATCCTCATCAAAGGCTAACTGCAATTAAAGCTTCTCTAACAACCATTCATCTATATCAAGCACAGTAAACTCAGTTGCTgcaaaagctggtggctgcacaaacttctacctccactctacttaATGATTAAAAAATGGGGGAGAATGAATCAACAATCCAAATCAATCAAGAAGAGCCAACcagtgagggggagcatgtggTAAATGTTCAAATCTGTCAAGTAATTGTTCTAGAAATTACTCTgtcaaagccaccagtattggacagcattgatctgatccaaattgCATCTGCTAAACTTGAGTCAAAGAcaaatcccaagatgcttgatgttgcagctgttgagatggaactagatgagaaatggaagaagattgatgcagcTATTCAGGAGAAATTTGGTCAGCTATAGAAGCCAGACAAGACCtttcatcaccattctcaagtcaaacaCATCTCAAtgcatgaaatgagtctaggtaacttggaaaaaggccaaacttccAGCATAAAATCTCCAAAGGAAAATCTGgtcttgaagcctaaaagaaaaTACTCtaagttctcagacaaaaatcatGTGGATCTTGTGTTTGAGACACCTAAGCCAGATGAacagaagctgttggctaggtcaattgcattttttaaggatccaactgattcagtacttaaaagaagaattgccaaaatctacagaaatggtaaggaaatttgtgtagtggctggacaccctctgtttgtggaagctaagaaggaagagaaggaaagaatcaggcaagaaaagaagcatactgccttagatgctaagaagctcaaataaaagaaggagcaagctgctatcttggccaaacttcaagttGTGAAGAATACAAcagagatttctgcacaaccatctgtgattaCTGAAGCTAAAGATCATAAAGTACAAGATGCACCCCAACAGataaagaaaccaaggtacaagcaaagaatcaagagaaaattggactttagtgatgaggaaatggaagactacattcccaaacagtctacatcTACAACTCAATCATCCAAGCCACCAGTGGTACAGGAAGAATTCAAGGTAGATcctacaaagaactttcatggtgagcccatagttcccaaggatgagccaatagactgggaaagtttgccaattcctgaactcaactTACCTATATTCAACAAGCCAAAAAAAAtaaagactagagcaatcaagaaagtgaagcttgtgactcttagatccaagaccctaaccaaatctcaatctacagtcaacaagggagatcttttatacatttgtgacatcaaggagttctctgaaataaacctctacttggatgaattggaagaagtaagagggattgatgctcacagaaatctttctgaaaggttggtgttcaagtacaagggagggagagaaatcacatggccacttcacaggattcttcaagaaagccaatctgtttTTATATAAGTTTtatcatccttcaagaagaactttgggttcaatgtaactgcaaggaaactggttctaaagaaaatagaaaaattgAGGAGTAATAAAGTCaagaatgcacttccaagaactcttaCAATCCCCTTcacaggaaaaagagtgcatttgaggccttattggctgatgaaattcatggatgataagggagtaggaagattcttcagactggatgatcAATTGAGTAtatctagcaatgagactctattggaaatgcaagaaatgctggatctatctgaagcttATGAACTTGAATTCCtcagacaactccagaatcaaatagaagaaaataataggaagcttgggaagaaatccatacaatcaaggaaatagaatcatctgctcaggttagaggagcaccttgaaaatgattgtgagaactctttgtacactttgctttgttcaattttcaataaattttgtagcacttatcagttttatctactactttttaatctgtatttttagggtgttttgttatcatcaagtttctcttaatttatggctacaattccagtagacataaattgggtgagattgttaggaatatattgtgaaattgatgataagttaaataaaacaccttagtagatttaaatTAGTAaaatttgtagcactcgacggatgatttaatatagtcccgacagatgaactttatagtcccgacggatgacaaattgatattcatcgagtgagtagcttatgtaacaaataagtaatgtagcacatttctacaaacaacatatattagtcaagtagattgcgtaaggttttctaagtcatgttgactactagattgatatgcaaaataggttgattaattgtaaatatgagatgtcttgtaattctgtataagtgaaatagagtcaagtggcagatagactcccgacggatgatcaacaaacttcccgacggatgatcaaattcaaatagttgttgactgtgacaacacagtcacatgcattgggtgtttgcaaaaggaatgtggcagcctgttaagcaggattttgagaacaaagaagaattaccattttcatgcagttgtgaagatattcaaagatgctggaatagagtagtgaagcagcatggagttaaactagatatgttttgttttattatcttgtcttattgtcatataaacttggtgatatataaaccaagtgaaacaagtagaacaattaactaagcaaatacatttttcagagaaaaatatcaagctgtattctgtaaacATTTAtatgtagttttgtttgttcaaactTGTAAAAGAGCTGTGACTTGTGAGCTATTCAAAACTTCACAGGGTTCtcaatcgatatatatatatatatatatatatatatatatatatatatatatatatatatctagtggatacttttaaatccacaagaaagtttaaaaacttgtgtttttattacttagtgttttgatttctatcacaCTTTTATTCCGCAtcattgctaatcaaacactgttatatttatcaagttaaaaatattttttaaatttgaaaaGGGAGTCAATATTTCAgtcaacccccccttctgtaattctttttgtattgttagggaataaaaaCCTTATTATGATTAATCGCCGTAATCGGCGATTTTTATAACCATGGTGTACGTATTATTCCAAATTTTTAACTCAGATAAATATTGACATATCATAACATCTGTGTTTTCCattgtaaaaataaaaaattggaACTATTTAATTTAAGTACTGATTAGAAATTAATCAGTAAATCGACATCAGAATTATTAATTTGAgcaaaaatcagatttattttataaaatttaataatgataaaattaatctttgaaaaataaattACAGAGATTAGTCATATTTTAAAAATGGAATTgatcaaatattttttaaaaactaatctaaatttttttaacaaaaatcgGAGATTTGTTGAATATCGTTATATTGTTACGCACGTCATATTATTTCTTAATTGTTAACGTAAATGACCCAATTAGTACAATCACCCATATATGAAATATGGGCCATTCACAATAGAAGGTACATAAAAGCACAAGCACATTTAGAGTTTAAATAGAATACAAGTGTTTTGGAtcttaaatatattttaattaatattagcTTTGGCTTTGTATTTCACATATGAAACAAAATATATTGTTAGCTAAAATTCTATTATGATTTAAGAATTTTACATCTTCACTAAAGTCATTAACAGGGATATTTCATCCATTCATATACATATGTAAAATACTTGTAAGTTTATATTTCTCCAACATCTCATTTATTTCATAATTCATAGCACCGCAACAAAAAATGTAGGAGTTTTTTAAAAAATAGTACAATGTTTTctaaaaataatttcaaaaatactacttatttgaaaataaattacAAAACTACTATATTTTTTaactttcatttttaaaaatacGATATGCAATCCTTACAACTTCAAATGCAACTCTTTTCCAAAAGTTTCATAAATCATTTTTTCAGAACTCTTACAACCTCAAAAATATAATGAGGCGCGTCATATAAACACCTTCGCCTTCTCCTTTATATAAATGTTATATTGATTGATTGGTTGATTAATTGTGTGATAATTTCGATTAGAGCTGTAAACGAGTGAAACTGTTTCTGAGCTATTCGGGCTACTTGAGCTCAGCTCATAAAATATTCGAATTCGACTCTGTAATAATTGAACTAAGCTCGAGCTCGAGCTATTCAATATCTTTTCCGAACCGAGCTCAAGCTTCAAATTACTCGGCTCGTAAGGTTCGCGAGCCATATCGaacttttaatttttttaatataatatatttttctataaatatttaatattttacatatattttatatGTTAAATCGAATCGAATTTGAGCCGAACCGATCAAGTTTTGTCAATATTTAGTGAAATGATTCGAGCGTTCAAACTCAACTCAAAATTATCAAATATTTTATGAGCCAAATTTTGAGCTTTAAATTTTAGGGTCAGTCCATATTTTAGGCTTAGAttattttgtaaaaataattgTATTACACTCTCTTCACGTTTCTTTCCACTTTATCATGTTAGATGCGGGACAATCCGACCCGAAATGCTGTTACCTTTCCTTAATTATCTCCATGCACCTTTTCGTAAGCATGTCCCTCCTCCTCTCATTCTTTGATCTACTCATCTCTTTAGTCAAAGGTTGTTGATCTATCAATCTTCATCATATTTCTCTATTATTAATCCATTTTATTTATACCCCCAAAATTTTAAAACTTGGTCCACTCCTTTTTCATATCATTGTCATCCATTATGAACGAAAAAAGATGATTACAAATTTTGGAAATCGGAATTTATTAACTGAGATATTATTCCCTTCGTTTGAATTTATCTAGTTTGTTTGATTTTTAATGATCAAATTAAGTCAACTTTgattataaataaaaatgaattccttcattattttgaaaaactaaaaAATACATATTAAATTAGATTAAACATAATTTCTACTGatagaatttttataaatatttttgatGATGTGCTTTGTGAAATTTTCAGTCAaattttgatcaatttgactGCAAAAAATCAAACATGACAAATAAATTTAGACGCAATGAGTACTATACAATTTACcgatatttttgaaaaaaataaataatttatcagcAAATCATCAAATATGTCAAACTTTCTTAAACGGTCTATCTATAATATATcggaaatttttaaaaaatcgttCAATTTATATAACCATGATCCTAAATTAGGTGTTCAATTTTCTAGTTATATCAACTAAAATTCTCAAATTTCACAATATAATGCCAAAAGGACATAGCTTGATGTTAATATAATCAGAAAGACCAACTCTAGTCTCTATCCCGTAATCCAACTTGAAGTGTGGCCTCATATTCTGTTCTTTAGGACCCCCATGCAGATAAGTTATACTATCAATTACACTTATTTTATTTGACCATTGACCACTTTTCAAATCTTTAAGTGCAAGAGATTATTGGTTCATTGTAGAAAGGTCAGTGACTGGTTTGTGACTCAAAGTTAGCTTGCCCATTAAAGATTGCATGGGACTGTTAATGATATTTTCAAAGCATACTTTTGtttttttgaataatttgtaTTAAGAATAACATTCAGTGTTATAGAAATCGATAATCGGAGGAGATCGGTCAAGATATCGAGTTAGGATTAATCGGAAAATCGGGGATTAACGAGAAAGATTAATCAGTGTTAAAAtcggatgtattataatattaaaatattatttaatatattattacgattatattaattatttattaacaaatatatactTATTATATCCTAAATTTCATAATTATTCATAGTTAAAACAATATagtattttaaatttaataaactattttatatattttaataaaaaaaagcTTATAAAGATTAATCGGATTTCGAAAATCGAATCGATAAGTCATCTTGCAAAGGATTAATCAGAATTAATCGGTTAAATTGGTGATTTCTAGAAAATTTGTtccaaaaaaaaatatttataaatttccCATGGGATAGAATTCAATTTTTTTTCCAGTACAAGTTTCATACTGCAAATTGATTAAGCGGataaatcacacataattcaGAATTTCAGATCAGATTACAATTAATAAAGCCGATACATGATTTATATGATTTTTCAAGGTGCGAATTTGAAATTTATTTTAGGCCTGTGAATTGAATATGATATACTACATCTTATTCATTTTAgcgtaattttttttaaaaaaaaacatacACAAATGCACTAAAATAAACTTCTTTTATCAATAAGGAATCTCCAAAATCAAAAGAGCTTTTACATTTCCACAAATGCACTTTCTATATACCCTCGCTAATTTCTTTTCTTCAATTACTTTAATCCCTCTATAATCTCATTTTCAACCTgaaattacaaaaataaaattaacaagAAAACCAATAATCCTAATTACTTCCTCCGTTTCAAAATAATTGTCCACCTTCAGAACGGAACAACGTCGCTGCACCCGAAATCATCAGAATTCCCAATAGACTCATCAGGCCACGAATCCCTAAGCAATTTCAAAAGCATTTGCGCTTTCCTCTTAGCTCGTTCCGTACACTCACTCTGTACAAGTAATAACAACTGAGTCAACACGCCGGCCGCCACCGCGTCACGCTGACACTGCTCCGATTCCGAACAAAGCGACAGCAAAGCTCCGGCGGCGTACTCCGTCGCGCGATcggaaattttcaaaattatCTTAACTAACAGCGGCACTGTCAGCGCGTGTTCCGCAAACGCCGCGCAGCCTGATTGAATTCTACAGAGCAATTCGATCGTTGCTAATGCTCGCTCGGCGTCGCATTTCTCGAAGTCCTGCAATCTGTCGATTATCGCCTCCACGCCGCCGGCGACGACGGCGTTGTGGCGGTGTTGTTTCACTAAGCATAGCGCGAATAGCGTTTTGATTCCGATTTTTAATGCTCGAGGATACGATAACGGATATTTTAAGATTCCGATGACACCGTAGAAAATTCCGTCGATTTTTCCGATCTCCGATCGGATGTCCGGCGATCTCGTTCCGGAGATCACAATCTCAATCAACGCAGCTGAGTTGACTCGGACATCGATCGAATTGTGAAACAAGAGAGAAACAAGATACGAAGCTTTTTCGATATCAGAAGATACGAACAAACACTCCGATTCTGTTAGCGAAAACATCGAAACAATCGCGAGTGACTCGAGACTCAACTCGTTAACACCTCGCACATCCTCAAACACAACTGATAACAGAATCTCCCGCGCTTTACTAGTTGAAATAACAGATTTATTCTTTTCCGAGTCGCGGGCGAGTCCTCTGAGTCGTCTCAGCGCGTTGAGCCGAGTATGTACCGAGCTCGATTGCGAGCCAGCCTGGTTCAGCAAAGTCCGTACAGTGCCCGGATCAGCCGGTTGCTTAGGAGTAGGAATACGTTGAACGCCATAAGCGCGATTAGCAACGCACCACTCCTGTATGAGACGGCGAAGAGTATGATTAGGAATGAAAGTGAAATCAGTTAAAGGAGCTCGGGTGACCGGACACGTGGTGTTCCCGGTTGCAATCCACGACTCGATGCTGGTACGATCGTAGGTTTGACCGGTTGAGACGGTGACAGGGTCACGCATGAGCTCGAGAGATATAGGACATCTGAAATAATACGGGATCTGAATTAATCCCACGTCCAGGGGCTCCAATTCGAAACTTCCGGGCATTTTTACGGATTTTTTTTATCGGATTTATATCTCGTACCAACACGATTACGGATATTATATTCGTGTACGTGGGGAGGGAATGGAATGAAATTTGAGAGAATGCTAAGGGGGAATTGTGTAAGGGAAATGTGAGGGATTGGGGTGTTTTATATGGGGGGAAAGACAGGAGGACAAGAATAGCAGAGTGGCTGTAGTTGTGAAGGGAATTTTTAGtttgatttttattattattagtGTTTGTAGTAGTGTGTGTGTATATTTTTCTGACTATGCGAGTACTTAGTTATTTTTGTCCACACGTGTGTGTTTGTGTGTTGGATTATACTTAACCATGGTTAGGTTGGGGTGTTGGTTGGGCAAGGGGTTGGTCAAACGTAACGTTTTGTAGTGTTGAGTGCTGACTCGTTTGACTGGTTTGGGCCCCACTCCCATGCAAATATGCTCTTTACCCTCTTTCAGCCTAGACTCTGGGATTAATCGTTTGAAtcgaaaattatatatttttaaaataattggaGCATTTGGGGAGGTCATTGAGGGGAGTCGATCTAAATACTACTCCCTCCATTCTTTTGAATTGTTATCGAAAGGATTGGACACGGAgtttaagaaatatgtataaaatagTGAAAAAGATAAAGAAAAGTGGGTGAAATGGTGTAATccattgatttttaatatataaaaaagaGATAGTGGGAAAAAAACAGTGTGAAAAAGGAGAAAAAGTGGGGAAAATAGGAGGAATCAttgactatttttggtaagttttaaAATGTAAAGAAATGAATGGGATATTCCAAAAGAAAAATGTAAAGAAATAACAAAGACAGAGGAAGTATTAGTCCCGGACTGAACTTAACTAAAAAATCTGATTTGAGTTCCTATTCAAGTCTGATcgaattttaaatttataatcgAAACTCAATTCGTAAAAAATTTGAGGAGTATCAAGGAGGATTGTGCATGGTGTGCTGGTGCCCGGGTGGCAGCCAGGAGTGGCAGTGTTAAGCGTGGTCTTTAAGGACAGTTGGGACCTGGGGGCTTGGGGCATTGAAGATGGAATGCTATACAACAAGTATACTGTATAGCTATTCTGCAAGTAGAGTATTCTTACATGGGCATCTTGGAGTTGAGCACAGGCTTTTAATGTGAGGTCAAAAAATTATTGTGCCCCCGGCTGGAGGTCGGGTGCGGGTGAGTTATAAATTACTCCATCTGTTGTTTATTATAAGACGTTTAATTTTTTTGCATACACTCCTAAGTGTTTTGACCGTATAGTTAGAATaatattttttagtttttattttttgtgaataaaattatataactaaaattttaattaggaaaaaaatttaaaaattattattttatcaaTGCGGTCAAAATATTTAGAATTGTGTACAAAAAACTCAAATAACATATTAAAGAAAACAGAGGGAGTAGTAAA
This sequence is a window from Apium graveolens cultivar Ventura chromosome 9, ASM990537v1, whole genome shotgun sequence. Protein-coding genes within it:
- the LOC141684195 gene encoding U-box domain-containing protein 26, with the protein product MPGSFELEPLDVGLIQIPYYFRCPISLELMRDPVTVSTGQTYDRTSIESWIATGNTTCPVTRAPLTDFTFIPNHTLRRLIQEWCVANRAYGVQRIPTPKQPADPGTVRTLLNQAGSQSSSVHTRLNALRRLRGLARDSEKNKSVISTSKAREILLSVVFEDVRGVNELSLESLAIVSMFSLTESECLFVSSDIEKASYLVSLLFHNSIDVRVNSAALIEIVISGTRSPDIRSEIGKIDGIFYGVIGILKYPLSYPRALKIGIKTLFALCLVKQHRHNAVVAGGVEAIIDRLQDFEKCDAERALATIELLCRIQSGCAAFAEHALTVPLLVKIILKISDRATEYAAGALLSLCSESEQCQRDAVAAGVLTQLLLLVQSECTERAKRKAQMLLKLLRDSWPDESIGNSDDFGCSDVVPF